The following are from one region of the Dreissena polymorpha isolate Duluth1 chromosome 2, UMN_Dpol_1.0, whole genome shotgun sequence genome:
- the LOC127867587 gene encoding uncharacterized protein LOC127867587: MDLNKPKAIFAFFLAICCVMGESHNDSNELPEETFNTTTTDLGNEKQIKVISPDGALLATIAVFEIEGYEIDKTVDRNKCLLSKVSENATCYDEVPVADIDLIPDNIAAFCKGREILSLVPTDCNKQADATDVPSDSSDHGVVKRSVYSTCGRWSVNFHTCCRNYCCGLFCWGSCTTCTTTILWTYRTLSGYISPFYW, from the exons ATGGACCTTAACAAACCTAAGGCAATTTTCGCATTTTTCCTTGCAATTTGCTGCGTGATGGGTGAATCCCACAATGAT TCTAACGAGTTGCCTGAAGAGACCTTCAATACAACCACCACGGACCTTGGTAATGAAAAGCAGATAAAGGTCATTTCACCGGATGGAGCTCTGCTTGCTACAATCGCCGTTTTTGAAATCGAG GGTTACGAAATTGACAAAACAGTCGACAGAAACAAGTGCTTATTGAGCAAG GTTTCCGAGAACGCCACATGTTATGACGAAGTGCCCGTGGCGGATATTGACCTGATTCCTGACAACATTGCAGCCTTCTGTAAGGGTCGAGAGATCCTAAGTCTGGTCCCCACTGACTGCAACAAACAGGCGGATGCGACCGATGTTCCATCTG ATTCCTCAGATCATGGCGTTGTTAAGAGATCCGTTTACAGCACTTGTGGACGCTGGAGCGTTAACTTCCACACTTGCTGTCGGAACTACTGCTGCGGCCTGTTTTGTTGGGGAAGCTGTACGACTTGCACAACAACCATACTATGGACATACCGCACTCTTTCTGGGTATATAAGCCCATTTTATTGGTAA